A part of Camelus ferus isolate YT-003-E chromosome 6, BCGSAC_Cfer_1.0, whole genome shotgun sequence genomic DNA contains:
- the ZWILCH gene encoding protein zwilch homolog isoform X2: MAHNPNMTHLKMNQPVTALPPLWIRCDSSDPEGTCWLGAELLTTSNSVTGVVLYVVSCKADKNYSINLEDLKNSHKKRHHLSAVTARGFAQYELFKSTALDDTVATSQTTITLDISWSPVDEILQIPPLSSTAALNIKVESGEPRGPLNHLHRELKFLLVLADGLRTGVTEWLEPLETKSAVELVQEFLNDLNKLDGLGDSTKKDTEAVKHDSAAVDRSMECLLTVRGDLDFAEQLWCKMSSSVISYQDLVKCFTLIIQSLQRGDIQPWLHSGSNSLLSKLIHQSYHGPMDVVPLSGTVPVQMVLEIGLDKLKKDYISFFIGQELASLNHLEYFISPSVDIQEQVYHVQKLHHILAIVVSCRLFIKPQHELLFSLTQSCIKYYKQNPLDEQHVFQLPVRPTAVKNLYQSEKPQKWRVEINSGQKKVKTVWQLSDSPPVDHLSFHKPDFSELTLNSSLEERIFFTNMVTCSQVHFK; encoded by the exons ATGGCGCACAATCCTAATATGACCCATTTGAAGATGAATCAGCCAGTCActgcccttcctcccctttggATAAGATGTGACAGTTCAGATCCTGAAGGTACCTGTTGGCTGGGAGCTGAGCTTCTCACAACCAGTAACAGCGTTACAGGAGTTGTCTTGTATGTGGTCAGCTGTAAAG CTGATAAAAATTATTCTATCAATCTTGAAGACCTAAAAAATTCACACAAGAAAAGACATCACTTGTCTGCT GTGACAGCCAGGGGCTTTGCACAGTATGAGCTCTTTAAGTCCACTGCCTTGGATGACACAGTTGCCACATCCCAAACTACCATCACGTTGGACATTTCCTGGAGTCCTGTGGACGAGATTCTCCAGATCCCTCCACTTTCTTCAACGGCAGCTCTG AACATCAAGGTGGAATCCGGAGAGCCCAGAGGTCCTCTGAATCATCTTCACAGAGAACTGAAATTCCTCCTT GTTTTGGCTGATGGTTTGAGGACTGGTGTAACTGAATGGCTTGAGCCCCTGGAAACAAAATCTGCTGTTGAACTTGTGCAGGAATTTCTAAATg ACTTAAATAAGCTGGATGGACTTGGTGATTctacaaaaaaagacacagag GCAGTGAAGCACGACTCCGCAGCGGTTGATCGGTCCATGGAGTGTCTTCTCACAGTGCGGGGTGACCTGGATTTTGCTGAGCAGCTGTGGTGTAAAATGAGCAGTA GTGTGATTTCATATCAAGACCTGGTGAAGTGTTTCACTTTGATCATCCAGAGCCTCCAGCGCGGTGACATACAGCCATGG CTTCATAGTGGGAGTAACAGCTTGCTAAGTAAGCTCATTCATCAGTCTTACCATGGACCCATGGACGTGGTTCCTCTCAGTGGGACTGTTCCAGTTCAGATGGTTTTGGAAATTGGTTTGGATAAACTGAAGAAAGACTACATCAGTTTTTTCATAG GTCAGGAACTTGCATCTTTGAATCATTTg gaatATTTCATTTCTCCATCGGTAGATATACAAGAACAAGTTTATCATGTCCAAAAACTCCACCACATTCTTGCAATAGTAGTCAGTTGCAGGCTTTTCATCAAACCTCAACACGAGCTCCTCTTTTCCTTAACGCA atcctgcataaaatattacaaacaaaatCCTCTTGATGAGCAACACGTTTTTCAGCTGCCAGTCAGACCAACTGCTGTAAAAAACTTATATCAAAG TGAGAAGCCACAGAAATGGAGAGTGGAGATAAATAGCGGTCAGAAGAAggtgaaaacagtttggcaactGAGTGACAGCCCACCTGTAGACCATCTCAGTTTTCACAAACCCG ATTTTTCTGAGTTAACATTGAACAGTAGCCTGGAAGAAAGAATATTCTTTACTAACATGGTCACCTGCAGCCAGGTGCATTTCAAGTGA
- the LCTL gene encoding LOW QUALITY PROTEIN: lactase-like protein (The sequence of the model RefSeq protein was modified relative to this genomic sequence to represent the inferred CDS: deleted 1 base in 1 codon), which translates to MKPVRAVTLWWVLLLVSGLGATGKGSPEEASFYYGTFPLGFSWGVGSSAFQTEGAWDQDGKGPSIWDAFTHSGKGNVLGDETADVACNGYYKVQEDVALLRELHVSHYRFSLSWPRLLPTGVRADQVNKKGIQFYSDFIDALLKSNITPIVTLHHWDLPQLLQVRYGGWQNVSMATYFSDYANLCFEAFGDRVKHWVTFSDPRTVAEKGYETGHHAPGLKLRGTGLYKAAHHIIKAHAQAWHAYNSTWRSRQQGLVGISLNCDWGEPVDMSNPKDIEAAERYLQFCLGWFANPIYAGDYPQVMKDRIGRKSAEQGLDTPRLPVFSLQEKSYIKGTSDFLGLGHFTTRYITERNYPSRQGPSYQTDRDLVELVDPNWPDLGSKWLFSVPWGFRRLLNFAQTQYGNPPIYVTENGASQKLHCTQLCDEWRIQYLKGYVNEMLKAIKDGANIKGYTSWSLLDKFEWERGYSDRYGFYYVDFNKRNKPRYPKASVEYYKKLIAANGFPNPREVESWYLKALEICSINNQMLAAEPLLSYMQIMTEIVVPTVCTLCILIAAVLLMLLLRSLS; encoded by the exons ATGAAGCCAGTGCGGGCTGTCACTCTCTGGTGGGTGCTGCTGCTGGTGTCCGGGCTGGGGGCCACCGGGAAGGGATCCCCAGAAGAGGCCTCCTTCTACTATGGAACCTTCCCGCTTG GCTTCTCCTGGGGCGTGGGCAGTTCCGCCTTCCAGACCGAGGGTGCCTGGGACCAGGATGGGAAAGGCCCCAGCATCTGGGACGCCTTCACGCACAGCGGGAAGGGAAACGTGCTTGGGGACGAGACAGCAGATGTGGCCTGTAACGGCTACTACAAGGTCCAG GAGGACGTCGCTCTGCTGAGGGAGCTGCACGTGAGCCACTACCGGTTCTCCCTGTCCTGGCCCCGGCTCCTGCCCACGGGTGTCCGAG CTGACCAGGTGAACAAGAAGGGAATCCAATTCTACAGCGACTTCATTGACGCCCTTCTGAAGAGCAACATCACTCCCATTGTGACTTTGCACCACTGGGATCTCCCGCAG CTGCTCCAGGTCAGGTACGGTGGGTGGCAGAACGTGAGCATGGCCACCTACTTCAGTGACTACGCCAACCTGTGCTTTGAGGCCTTTGGGGACCGGGTGAAGCACTGGGTCACTTTCAGTGATCCCCGG ACAGTGGCAGAGAAAGGCTACGAGACGGGCCACCATGCGCCAGGCCTGAAGCTCCGTGGCACTGGCCTCTACAAGGCGGCACACCACATCATTAAG GCCCACGCCCAAGCCTGGCACGCCTACAACAGCACATGGCGCAGCAGGCAGCAAG GTCTGGTGGGGATCTCATTAAACTGCGACTGGGGCGAACCTGTGGACATGAGCAACCCCAAGGACATAGAGGCTGCCGAGCGGTACCTACAGTTCTGCCTGGGCTGGTTTGCCAACCCCATTTACGCCGGTGACTACCCCCAAGTCATGAAGGACCGTATCG GAAGAAAGAGTGCGGAGCAAGGCCTGGATACGCCGAGGTTACCGGTGTTCTCCCTCCAGGAAAAGAGCTACATTAAAGGCACATCTGACTTCCTGGGACTAGGTCATTTCACGACTCGGTACATCACGGAAAGGAACTACCCCTCCCGCCAGGGGCCCAGCTACCAGACCGATCGTGACTTAGTGGAGCTGGTTGACCCAAACTGGCCCGATCTGGGATCTAAGTGGCTATTTTCAGTGCCATGGGGATTTAGGAGGCTCCTCAACTTTGCTCAG ACTCAGTACGGCAATCCTCCCATCTACGTGACAGAAAACGGAGCGTCTCAG AAATTACACTGCACCCAATTATGCGATGAGTGGAGAATTCAGTACCTCAAAGGATACGTAAATGAAATGCTAAAAG CTATCAAAGACGGTGCTAACATAAAAGGGTATACTTCCTGGTCTCTGTTGGACAAGTTTGAATGGGAGAGAGGATACTCGGACAGATACGGATTCTACTATGTGGATTTCAACAAAAGAAATAAGCCACGCTATCCAAAGGCTTCGGTTGAATATTACAAGAAGTTGATCGCTGCCAATGGCTTTCCCAATCCGAGAGAG GTGGAAAGTTGGTACCTCAAAGCCTTGGAAATCTGCTCTATCAACAACCAGATGCTGGCGGCAG AGCCCCTGCTGAGTTACATGCAGATCATGACGGAGATCGTGGTCCCCACGGTCTGTACCCTCTGCATTCTGATCGCTGCGGTTCTCCTGATGCTCCTGCTGCGGAGCCTGAGCTGA